ATTGATGCGATTAGACCGCAAGTGATTGACCCAGTCGACTTACTAGTATCGGATTTACCCATCGGGTATTATCCTGATGATGAGGTGGCAAAGCGTTCAGCTGTTGCAAGTGAAGATGACCATACCTATGCGCATCACTTGCTAATGGCGCAAGGGTTCAAATATCTAAAAGCAGACGGCTATGCTATTTTTATAGCACCAGTCGATTTGCTGTCTAGTGGACAGTCAGACCTCTTGAAAAAATGGCTTCAGGATTATGCTCGTATCTCTGCAGTCATCACCTTACCTGAGGATATTTTCACTGAGCACCATCAAAAAGCGATTTTTGTTTTACAGAAATCAACACAAAGTAAGGCGCCTTTTGTCTTTCCGTTGACAAGCTTAACGGATCCAGAAATTGTCAAAGGTTTTATGATGCAATTCAAGGCAAATATGGTATAATTTATCGGAAAGCGTTTTCAAAAACGCTATTATTAAAAATAAACTTGTTGTTCATGTGTTATACAGTGAGTTAACGTGTCAGTACATGATGTTAGGAGAAGAAACATGTCAAAAACAATCGCAATCAATGCAGGTAGTTCAAGTTTGAAATGGCAACTATACGAAATGCCAGAAGAGACAGTCATTGCTAAAGGCTTGATTGAGCGTATCGGGCTACCAGAATCTGTTTCAACCGTTAGTTTTGCTGGTGATAAACAGGTCGTGACGAAAGCTATTCATAATCATACAGAAGCTGTTTCTATCTTGATGAATGATTTAAAAGCTTTGAAAATAATTGAACATTTTTCAGAGATTAAAGGGACAGGTCATCGTGTTGTTGCAGGAGGTGAATTATTTAATTCATCAGTTTTGTTGACGGATGAAATTGCTAATCAGATTGAAGCGTTAAGTGATCTTGCCCCCCTTCATAATCCAGCAAATGTCGCTGGTATCCATGCCTTTCGTGCCTTGCTACCTAGCGCAACCCATGTTGCTGTTTTTGATACTGCTTTCCACTCTACTATGCCACAAGTTGCTTTTCGTTATCCAGTACCAAATGCTTATTATGATCAGTATGCAGTGAGAAAATATGGGGCACATGGTACAAGTCACATGTATGTTGCTCAAAAAGCAGCAGACTATCTTGGTAAAGCGCCCGAGGAGCTTAAGTTGATTACGGCACATATCGGTAATGGTGGTAGTTTGACTGCAATTGCTGGTGGGAAATCTATTGATACCTCTATGGGCTTTACGCCACTTGCAGGTATTATGATGGGGACACGTACTGGAGAATTAGATGCCTCTATTATCCCTTATATTATGGCTAAAACAGGGATTACTGATGTTGCTGAAGTTATTGATATTTTTAATAAAAAATCTGGATTAGCAGGTATCTCTGAGCTATCTTCAGATATGCGCGACATCATCAAAGAACGAGATGCAGGGGATGAAAAAGCGACACTTGCCTTTGATATGTTTGTCAATCGTATCCAAAAGTATATCGGTCAATACCTTGCTGTCTTAAATGGGGCAGATGCCATCGTCTTTACAGCAGGTATTGGTGAGAATTCAGTAGATGTTCGTAAGGCAGTCATCGATGGCTTATCATGGTTTGGTCTTGACATCGATGATAGTAAGAACGTCGTAGGGGCTGATGGTATCATTTCAACACCTAATGCTAAGGTCAAAGTACTTGTCATTCCGACAGATGAAGAATTAGTCATTGCGCGTGATGTTGAAAAACTTAAATAAGCGTTTAAAGTAAAACTGTCTAGTGAAGCATACCTAGATAGTTTTTTTATGATTAGTTTAGTAATTATCATGGCTGCTGCCGACTTGATAACTAAATTAAGATTTGCTAATTTCTTTAAAAAAAGAAAAATCCAATTGCTTGTTAAAAAAAAGATGAAATTTATGGTAAAATAGATAAGATAATGTGTCTAAAGGACTATATGAAAGGTGAATTATGTCTCAAGTAAAATATAAACGTGTGCTCATCAAACTATCAGGAGAAGCGCTAGCTGGAGAACGTGGCGTTGGTATCGACATTGCAACTGTTGAGGAAATCGCCAAAGAATTAAAAGAAGTTCATGATCTGGGTATTGAGATTGCCTTAGTGATTGGCGGCGGTAACCTGTGGCGTGGTGAGGCAGCCGCTGCAGCGGGTATGGAACGTGTCCCAGCAGATTACACAGGAATGTTAGGAACTGTCATGAATGCCCTCGTTATGGCAGACGCGCTTGAACGTGCTGGTGTGATCACCCGTGTACAAACGGCGATTAATATGCAACAACTGGCTGAGCCATATGTTCGCGGACGTGCTTTACGTCATCTTGAAAAAGAACGTATCGTCATCTTTGCAGCTGGAACGGGATCACCTTATTTCTCAACTGATACGACAGCAGCACTCAGAGCAGCTGAAATCGGAGCAGATGCCATCTTGATGGCCAAAAATGGCGTTGATGGTGTCTATAATGATGATCCGCGTACCAATGCAGCAGCCATCAAATTTGAAGAGTTAACACATATCGAAGTCTTGAAACAAGGCTTGAAGATAATGGATTCGACAGCATCAAGTTTGTCTATGGACAATAATATTGATCTTGTCGTCTTCAACCTAAACGAGACTGGTAATATCAAACGTGTTGTCCTAGGAGAACATATTGGGACGACTGTTTCAAATTAAGTTGATCTAACATCAATTAGTTGACAAACAAACAGGCTGACATGTATGTTCATGACCAGCAGCTGTCATAGCGGTCGGTTGTGATTCACTCATTAATAAAAAAAGGAAATGTATTATGGCAAACGAAATCGTAACAAATGCAACTACTCGCATGAGACAATCTATTGACAGTTTACAACGTGAATTTGGTAGTATTCGTGCAGGTCGTGCAAATGCAAGTCTACTTGACAGAATCACTGTTGAGTACTACGGTGCACCAACACCATTGAACCAATTAGCAGGTATTTCTGTCCCTGAAGCACGTGTTTTATTGATCACACCGTTTGATAAGACTGTGATTAAAGACATCGAATCAGCCTTGAATTCGAGTGATTTAGGAATTAATCCACAATCAGATGGTAATGTTATCCGTCTTGTCATTCCAGCATTGACTGAAGAACGCCGTAAAGATCTGGCTAAAGAAGTTAAAAAGACAGCTGAAGGTGGCAAAGTAGCCGTTCGTAACATCCGTAAAGATGCTATGAATGATGCTAAAAAATCTGAAAAAGCAAAAGAAATTACTGAAGATGACTTAAAAACGCTTGAAAAAGATATTCAAAAAGCAACTGATGATGCTGTGAAAGAAATCGATCAGCATACAGCGAATAAAGAACAAGAGCTTTTAACAGTTTGATTAGAAAAGGTACGGCTAACGTCTGTGTTGGCAGTGCTTTTTTATATTAAGCTTACTTGTATCTACGATGAGTATCGGGAGTAAAAGCGGTCAAGACAAATCACTTAACCAAACTTGCATTTATGGTATAATAAGGAAAACATGTCTTGATTAGGCATGAATGTGTAGAGAAGTATCGCATAGCGATAAACTAGATATAAAGAGGATATAATGTCAGAATTAAATAACTTAATTGCAACGATGGTGACGGGTAAAATCACAGACGAAAATGAGCAAAATTACTACATCCAAAAAGAGGGACTCATTTTCAGATTGCCAAAGGATGAGTTAAGCTTCAGCATTGGTGATGAGGTAACAGGATTTGCTTATACAGATAAGTCAGGTAAACAATGTTTGACCTTAACAACGCCAACTGCAACACGTGACACATATGGTTGGGGGACAGTAACAGATGTCAGAAAAGACTTGGGTGTCTTTATTGATGTTAACATCCCTGAAAAAGATGTCGTTGTATCGATCGACGTGTTGCCAGAGATGAAAGAATTATGGCCTAAAAAAGGTGATAAGTTATACGTTAAGCTAGACGTTGATAACAAAGACCGGATTTGGGGTGAGATTGCTTATCCTGAAACCTTTATCGAGATATCAGGCAAGGCTTTTGATAACATGCAAAACCAAAATGTACAAGCCATTGTCTACCGAAATAAACTATCAGGTAGCTTCGTCTATTTGCCAGAGCATAACATGCTCGGGTTTATCCATCCAAACGAACGCTTTTTTGAGCCAAGACTTGGACAGGTACTGGATGCGCGTGTCATTGGCTATCGCGAGATTGATAGAACCTTAAACCTTAGCTTAAAACCACGTGCCTATGAGATGTTAGATGCGGATGCCCAATTAATCGTCACTTATTTGGAGCAACAAGGTGGTCATATGCCCCTTTATGATAAATCGTCACCTGATGCGATCATGGCAACCTTTGCTATCTCTAAAGGTCAATTTAAAAAGGCACTCGGTGGCCTGATGAAACAAAAGAAAATCAAACAAGATGAGACAGGAACGACATTAATATGAGTCAAGAACGCGCAATTTTTGCAGGCGGCTGCTTCTGGTGCATGGTGCAACCCTTTGAGGAGTTGCCAGGTATCCTGAGTGTCATCAGCGGCTATACCGGTGGTACAACAGAAAACCCAACTTACGAGTCTGTCTTGTCACATCAGACGGGGCACACAGAAGCTGTTGAGATTATCTTTGACAACACGCTTGTGAGTTATGCCAGTCTAGTTGAGTTATACTGGACCTTAACAGATCCAACTGATGCTTTTGGTCAATTTCAAGACCGTGGTGATAACTATCGCCCTGTCATTTTTTACGATACCGAAGCACAAAAAGAGATCGCACAAGCAAGTAAAGCAAACCTGCAAGCTTCAAAACGGTTTGATAAAGAGATCGTTGTGACGATCGAGGCGAGTCAGACATTTTGGCCGGCAGAGGCCTATCATCAAGGGTTTTATAAAACAAATCCTGCAAGATATGCCATGAGTGCCCAGTTAAGACATGATTTTCTCAAAAAACAGTGGGGGAATTCATGAGTTTTTACACGTTTTTGATGAAACATCGTGCCTATAAAGAAGTTGATGAAGTCACTAAACTTGCTAATCTAGTCTATGAAGATTCGACCTTTCCAAAGCAAGCATCTGATTTTGATGTCATATCAAGTTATTTAGAAACACATGCTAATTTCGCCTTTAACCTATCGATATTTGATGAGATTTGGGAACTTTATCTAGCCAACTAGGATGTAGTGGTGGTGGGATCATCCAGTGTTTTTCGTTGTACCGAAGAAGGGATTTAAGATGGTAGAGGTTTATGTCGTTAGTGCGTTTAGTAAAGCAAATGCTGGTGGCAATAGGGCTGGTATCGTACTTGATAGGCCGGACTTAGAGAAATCACAAAAAATAGCGATTGCCAAAACGTTAGGCTATTCTGAAACTGCCTTTGTAACCCAATCAAAACAGGCTGATTTTTGTTTGGAATATTTCACCCCAACTGAGGAAGTGCCACTGTGTGGACATGCGACCATTGCCACATTTTCACTCTTAAATACATTGGGAAAATTAGATAAAAGTGAGTACACGATAGCCACTAAGTCTGGTGTTTTAAAGATACAGATTACGCCTGATGGCCTCATTTTTATGGCGCAAAATCCACCTAAATTCTATGAACAATTACAACCGAAATTATTTGCAGGATGCTTTGACACTGCTTATATAAATGAGATACTACCGATTGAAGTTGTCTCTACAGGCTTGAAAGATATTATCCTACCAATCAAGACTAATCAAGACTTAATGCAATTGGTACCTAATTTCCAAGCAATAGCCGAGCTTAGCAAAAAAAAAAGCTGTAGTTGGCTTACATGCATTTACACTTGATACACAGGAAAATAGTGACGACAGTGTTATCAATTGTAGGAATTTTGCACCCCTATATGATATTGATGAGGAATCAGCAACGGGCACTTCGAATTGTGCATTAGCCTGTTACCTTTTCAAACATGTCGAGCAAAGAGACCAATACGTTTTTGAGCAAGGACACTGCCTTGGTAGCCTATCTCGTATTATTGTTAATTTGTCAAGTCAAGATGATACCATCACTTCTGTAAGTGTTGGTGGAGAAGGCTATTTTATTGAGAAAAAATTGTTATTAATTAACTAATCTCAATCATGAACATGCAACATAAGGCAGACAAACTTGATAACAGACGACATTTGATCAGCATGAGTTGGCAAATTAAAGCTAGAACGTTAGACTAATCCGGTATGCTAGAAGAAGCATAAGATTTTGCTTGAGACGCTATTTCAAACGATGTGCTACATAGGATAAACGCGTCTTGATATAAACACCAAAATATAAAATTTAAAAACCGAGTAGGGGATGCTTGGTTTTTTTCTTGTCTTAAAATGACGTTTGTGTCTGCAAACGAAAAAAAGAAGTAAAATAAAAAATTAAATTGATTGACAAATTCCTTTCGTTTTGTTGAACTGTCAGTATATATTAGAAAGCGCTTTCGACAATTGGAAGCTAAGGTGATAATCATGGCACAAATTAGTGTAACCCCAGAAGAACTAAAAGAACAAGCACAAGTCTATGTACGATCAAAGGAAGAGATTGAGCTAGCGATTCAAAATGTGAACCGTATGAATGATACGATAGCCCAAGAATGGAAAGGTGCAGCGTTTGAAGCCTACCTTGAACAATACAACCAACTGTACGTAAATGTTCAAAAATTTGAGGATTTACTTGCGGATATTAACCAACAGTTGACGAGATATGCTGATACGATTGCTGAACGTGATGCACAAGATGCGCAAAGTTTTGGCTTTTAAAAGTGAGCGCCTTTTGAGGTGCTTTTTTTCATGGAAAAGTCTTGTCCTTATTCTAGGCATGATTGGGATATTTGGGTCACTTACAGTCCAGGCTGACAGTGATGGTAGTCTCAAAATAAAGTCAGATATGCTTATGCAAAACCCAATACAATTAGGGGGAGTGGGAGATTTTCCGATACGTGGGAAACTCTTCTCGTCAGAAGTGAGTAAGTTGCTGGATCAAAAAGACATAGCCTACACTGGCTGGATAAACCAAGCAAAAGCAATAGATTTTTCCACAACTGCTAAAGCTGTTTCAGATGGTAAACAAGTCCAACAATTGCTTTTTGACAGCTATCAGCCTAAGGTGATTACAACAAATACTCAAGAAAATAACAAACAGTCAAATGAGCTACTGTTGTTAAGTTTTTTTGGTCTGCTATTGCTTAGTGTGTTAGGTGCTATGCTTGGTAGAGGGTATGGGATGCATAAGCTGAGGAAACAAAGAAGGAGCCGACTAAAGCATGATTGAATTGACCCTGCTATATAAGCAACAGACTTTAGATATATTCGTACCGAGAAAACTAAGCTTTAATCGGTTAAGCTGCCTATTAAAAGAGCCCTTTGCTGAGAATGGGGAGCTATTACCAGATAATTATCTCTTGAAATTTGTTGATAAGACAGTTATCATGGCTGAATCCGATTGTTTAGGTGATTTTGGTGTGTCAAATGGCGATAGACTAGAAATTTTTGTAGGAGAAGTAAGTGAAGTTATTTAATGGGAAAGCGTATCTAGAGTGTGCCAAATCCGACGATAAGGTTCAAATTATAGTCGATAAAACGCAGTATGATAAAGAAGCAATCACAACGATCCAAAGTTATGTTCAGGTCAATC
The DNA window shown above is from Lactococcus paracarnosus and carries:
- a CDS encoding WXG100 family type VII secretion target; the encoded protein is MAQISVTPEELKEQAQVYVRSKEEIELAIQNVNRMNDTIAQEWKGAAFEAYLEQYNQLYVNVQKFEDLLADINQQLTRYADTIAERDAQDAQSFGF
- the frr gene encoding ribosome recycling factor — encoded protein: MANEIVTNATTRMRQSIDSLQREFGSIRAGRANASLLDRITVEYYGAPTPLNQLAGISVPEARVLLITPFDKTVIKDIESALNSSDLGINPQSDGNVIRLVIPALTEERRKDLAKEVKKTAEGGKVAVRNIRKDAMNDAKKSEKAKEITEDDLKTLEKDIQKATDDAVKEIDQHTANKEQELLTV
- the pyrH gene encoding UMP kinase codes for the protein MSQVKYKRVLIKLSGEALAGERGVGIDIATVEEIAKELKEVHDLGIEIALVIGGGNLWRGEAAAAAGMERVPADYTGMLGTVMNALVMADALERAGVITRVQTAINMQQLAEPYVRGRALRHLEKERIVIFAAGTGSPYFSTDTTAALRAAEIGADAILMAKNGVDGVYNDDPRTNAAAIKFEELTHIEVLKQGLKIMDSTASSLSMDNNIDLVVFNLNETGNIKRVVLGEHIGTTVSN
- a CDS encoding acetate kinase, coding for MSKTIAINAGSSSLKWQLYEMPEETVIAKGLIERIGLPESVSTVSFAGDKQVVTKAIHNHTEAVSILMNDLKALKIIEHFSEIKGTGHRVVAGGELFNSSVLLTDEIANQIEALSDLAPLHNPANVAGIHAFRALLPSATHVAVFDTAFHSTMPQVAFRYPVPNAYYDQYAVRKYGAHGTSHMYVAQKAADYLGKAPEELKLITAHIGNGGSLTAIAGGKSIDTSMGFTPLAGIMMGTRTGELDASIIPYIMAKTGITDVAEVIDIFNKKSGLAGISELSSDMRDIIKERDAGDEKATLAFDMFVNRIQKYIGQYLAVLNGADAIVFTAGIGENSVDVRKAVIDGLSWFGLDIDDSKNVVGADGIISTPNAKVKVLVIPTDEELVIARDVEKLK
- a CDS encoding CvfB family protein gives rise to the protein MSELNNLIATMVTGKITDENEQNYYIQKEGLIFRLPKDELSFSIGDEVTGFAYTDKSGKQCLTLTTPTATRDTYGWGTVTDVRKDLGVFIDVNIPEKDVVVSIDVLPEMKELWPKKGDKLYVKLDVDNKDRIWGEIAYPETFIEISGKAFDNMQNQNVQAIVYRNKLSGSFVYLPEHNMLGFIHPNERFFEPRLGQVLDARVIGYREIDRTLNLSLKPRAYEMLDADAQLIVTYLEQQGGHMPLYDKSSPDAIMATFAISKGQFKKALGGLMKQKKIKQDETGTTLI
- a CDS encoding YozE family protein codes for the protein MSFYTFLMKHRAYKEVDEVTKLANLVYEDSTFPKQASDFDVISSYLETHANFAFNLSIFDEIWELYLAN
- the msrA gene encoding peptide-methionine (S)-S-oxide reductase MsrA yields the protein MSQERAIFAGGCFWCMVQPFEELPGILSVISGYTGGTTENPTYESVLSHQTGHTEAVEIIFDNTLVSYASLVELYWTLTDPTDAFGQFQDRGDNYRPVIFYDTEAQKEIAQASKANLQASKRFDKEIVVTIEASQTFWPAEAYHQGFYKTNPARYAMSAQLRHDFLKKQWGNS